In one Corallococcus sp. EGB genomic region, the following are encoded:
- a CDS encoding MFS transporter gives MSFLPPWLAQLLPIVILLGAIGLVLSRLPKVELGHSDAFLRRRFFNWFPLGLTYAFLYMGRYNLNVATSAMGAQTSNADFANIFFWGTLTYGVAFLLNGPLTDKLGGRFTILLSAGGSAAANIAMGGLVYAVLKNGWDPPGGVVVWLSVLYSVNMYFQSFGAVSIVKVNASWFHVRERGQLGGVFGILISLGLYFAFDWCRFIADAAPVWWVFFVPAALLVGFLVLDAFVIRDTPSQTGHPDFDVADASSGETGPALGVPQLFAKMLSNRVILIILGVEFCSGFLRNAVMQWFPKYAKAVGEGGGFVASNWGMLSCVAGILGGMFAGVISDRIFDSRRGPVSAVLYAGLLVGAVGAVFLLGTAGAGWSVVFMSLCVIGVHGMLSGTATMDFGGKKNAGIVVGIIDGAVYAGTAVHALVYGKILPTGDAMKDPANWKPWPLAMLPLAVMGLVLASRVWNAKPQPKTAAPLPVGDVVPGVVQGASSRTGTNG, from the coding sequence ATGTCGTTCCTGCCCCCGTGGCTGGCCCAGCTGCTTCCCATCGTCATCCTGCTCGGGGCCATTGGCCTGGTGCTCTCACGGCTTCCGAAGGTGGAGCTGGGGCACAGCGATGCGTTCCTCCGCCGCCGCTTCTTCAACTGGTTCCCGCTGGGCCTCACGTACGCGTTCCTCTACATGGGGCGCTACAACCTCAACGTGGCGACGAGCGCCATGGGGGCCCAGACGTCCAACGCGGACTTCGCCAACATCTTCTTCTGGGGCACGCTGACCTACGGCGTGGCCTTCCTGCTCAATGGCCCGCTGACGGACAAGCTGGGCGGCCGCTTCACCATCCTCTTGTCCGCGGGCGGCAGCGCGGCGGCGAACATCGCCATGGGCGGCCTGGTGTACGCGGTGCTGAAGAACGGCTGGGACCCGCCGGGCGGCGTGGTGGTGTGGCTGTCGGTCCTCTACAGCGTGAACATGTACTTCCAGAGCTTCGGCGCGGTCTCCATCGTCAAGGTGAACGCGTCGTGGTTCCACGTGCGCGAGCGCGGCCAGCTGGGCGGCGTGTTCGGCATCCTCATCTCGCTGGGCCTGTACTTCGCGTTCGACTGGTGCCGCTTCATCGCGGACGCGGCGCCGGTGTGGTGGGTGTTCTTCGTGCCCGCGGCGCTGCTCGTGGGCTTCCTCGTCCTGGACGCGTTCGTCATCCGCGACACGCCGTCCCAGACGGGCCACCCGGACTTCGACGTGGCGGACGCGTCCAGCGGGGAGACGGGCCCGGCGCTCGGCGTGCCGCAGCTCTTCGCCAAGATGCTGAGCAACCGCGTCATCCTCATCATCCTGGGCGTGGAGTTCTGCAGCGGCTTCCTGCGCAACGCGGTGATGCAGTGGTTCCCCAAGTACGCCAAGGCGGTGGGGGAGGGCGGCGGCTTCGTGGCCTCCAACTGGGGCATGCTGTCGTGCGTCGCCGGCATCCTGGGCGGCATGTTCGCGGGCGTCATCAGCGACCGCATCTTCGACTCGCGCCGCGGCCCCGTGTCCGCGGTCCTCTACGCGGGCCTGCTGGTGGGCGCGGTCGGCGCGGTGTTCCTGCTGGGTACGGCGGGCGCTGGCTGGTCCGTGGTGTTCATGTCCCTGTGCGTCATCGGCGTGCACGGCATGCTGTCCGGCACGGCCACCATGGACTTCGGCGGCAAGAAGAACGCGGGCATCGTGGTGGGCATCATCGACGGCGCGGTGTACGCGGGCACGGCCGTCCACGCGCTCGTCTACGGGAAGATCCTCCCCACCGGCGACGCCATGAAGGACCCGGCCAACTGGAAGCCCTGGCCCCTGGCCATGCTGCCCCTGGCCGTCATGGGCCTGGTGCTGGCGTCCCGGGTGTGGAACGCGAAGCCCCAGCCGAAGACGGCGGCCCCCCTGCCGGTGGGCGACGTCGTCCCGGGCGTCGTGCAGGGCGCGTCGTCTCGTACGGGCACCAACGGTTGA
- a CDS encoding NUDIX hydrolase, which translates to MRPSSSNVTDIEIIEDFSATARCDEGFLRVRRLRCRNRRADGSSSPVYRVDVVDRPRLDAVSVLIYRRASDGNLEVLTRMNLRPAAYFRREQTASMTVPDTVSYLRVEEIVAGLLEPSDKGEDGLRRRAAEEVKEEAGYTVRPEDIQLLGGAFFLAPGILSEKVFPAAVDVTGVAQGEVEGDGSPLEEGAHLQWRPLQSVLDACRKGDIADAKTEVSLTRLLARLS; encoded by the coding sequence ATGCGTCCCAGCAGTTCCAATGTGACTGACATCGAGATCATCGAGGATTTCTCCGCCACGGCGCGTTGCGACGAGGGCTTCCTCCGGGTGCGCCGGCTGCGCTGCCGCAACCGGCGCGCGGATGGTTCCTCCTCTCCCGTGTACCGGGTGGATGTGGTGGACCGTCCCCGGTTGGACGCGGTGTCGGTGCTCATCTATCGCCGCGCGTCGGATGGAAACCTGGAAGTCCTGACTCGCATGAACCTGCGCCCCGCGGCGTACTTCCGCCGCGAGCAGACCGCGTCCATGACCGTGCCCGACACGGTGAGCTACCTGCGCGTGGAGGAGATCGTCGCGGGCCTGCTGGAGCCGTCCGACAAGGGCGAGGACGGGCTGCGCCGCCGCGCGGCGGAGGAGGTGAAGGAGGAGGCGGGCTACACGGTGCGGCCCGAGGACATCCAGCTGTTGGGCGGCGCGTTCTTCCTCGCGCCGGGCATCCTGTCGGAGAAGGTCTTCCCGGCCGCGGTGGATGTCACCGGCGTGGCGCAGGGCGAGGTGGAGGGAGACGGCTCTCCGTTGGAGGAGGGCGCCCACCTGCAGTGGCGTCCGCTGCAGTCGGTGTTGGATGCGTGCCGGAAGGGTGACATCGCGGACGCGAAGACGGAGGTGTCCCTCACGCGGCTGCTCGCCCGGCTCTCCTGA
- a CDS encoding bifunctional UDP-sugar hydrolase/5'-nucleotidase produces MCRALLGLFCACALALASCMPVLEGQDYHLEGQEVRLTLLHTSDIHSRLIPYDFTPLKTDQDLQLIPEAGPFGGATRIASILKRERKKGDRILHLDSGDCFQGAPIFNVNTGEAEFRFLSEQHLDAAVVGNHEFDAGALNFTRKARDFANFPLLAANYYWDDPKTTGTNGTAMVTNPYTIKTVKGLRVGVIGMANISSLNSIVEGGNSLQVTPLEQNEAARAYVELLRPVTDLIVIVSHLGLTEDQDLIQGYEAYYEYGRAKPFIERQHDAWKVLEWFGPEGNDKSVVRVHIAGVRGMDVVLGGHLHVVLNPPQLVTDPSGRKVVLSHSGAFAKYVGRLELVVKMPQHLGEGEGAEVISQDYHAFPVDGLWCNEAMRTLRFGNGIFWDPGAFINAPGVREAIAECGRQEDAQTTDLLIPYLLGMDVKLQLTSIFSYAPTDVQRRNNSNGGDSPLGNIAADSMRKRNRVEAEMALTNSLGIRDNLYAGVVTQEAMFNVFPFENTINIMYLSGVEMQEMFDFVTERSSERGCVSQAQISGARFTMDCAQVQLNDLRIACTPATVQKDCPQENREGHAPWQCLEDTSGSRCWAHPGVDIQINGKPLDTNGTYKIAVNDYIAKGGSGFTVLKRNTTRIETGISLRDSLIGYMQGFCTCDDMLNGRETSSNGTRCGSLVNGKWTVDEKTLNSCKVSKAFEDALNNKVGSCSCLELLNVPADAAKQQQAMARCGLPDTTKEAALAQCALPQGPYTGRCTCRDLLTGGNPTCGTVTSQLRTFCEKPTAMPIANAIEDGRIGRRVK; encoded by the coding sequence ATGTGTCGCGCACTGCTCGGCCTCTTCTGCGCCTGCGCCCTGGCCCTCGCCTCGTGCATGCCTGTGCTGGAAGGCCAGGATTACCACCTCGAGGGTCAGGAGGTGCGGCTTACCCTGCTACACACCTCTGACATCCACTCGCGCCTCATCCCGTACGACTTCACGCCGCTGAAGACGGACCAGGACCTGCAGCTCATCCCGGAAGCCGGCCCCTTCGGTGGCGCCACGCGCATCGCGTCCATCCTCAAGCGGGAGCGCAAGAAGGGCGACCGCATCCTGCACCTGGACTCGGGTGACTGCTTCCAGGGCGCGCCCATCTTCAACGTGAACACGGGCGAGGCGGAGTTCCGCTTCCTCTCCGAGCAGCACCTGGACGCCGCCGTGGTGGGCAACCACGAGTTCGACGCCGGCGCGCTCAACTTCACCCGGAAGGCGCGCGACTTCGCCAACTTCCCGCTCCTGGCCGCCAACTACTACTGGGACGACCCGAAGACGACGGGCACCAACGGCACCGCCATGGTGACCAACCCCTACACCATCAAGACGGTGAAGGGCCTGCGGGTGGGCGTCATCGGCATGGCGAACATCTCGTCGCTCAACTCCATCGTGGAGGGCGGCAACAGCCTGCAGGTGACGCCGCTGGAGCAGAACGAGGCCGCGCGCGCCTACGTGGAGCTCCTGCGCCCGGTGACGGACCTGATTGTCATCGTCAGCCACCTGGGCCTCACCGAGGACCAGGATCTGATCCAGGGCTACGAGGCCTATTATGAGTACGGCCGCGCGAAGCCCTTCATCGAGCGCCAGCACGACGCGTGGAAGGTGCTGGAGTGGTTTGGTCCCGAAGGCAACGACAAGTCGGTGGTGCGCGTGCACATCGCGGGCGTCCGCGGCATGGACGTGGTGCTGGGCGGCCACCTGCACGTGGTGCTCAACCCGCCGCAGCTCGTCACGGACCCCAGCGGCCGCAAGGTCGTGCTGTCGCACTCGGGCGCGTTCGCCAAGTACGTGGGCCGCCTGGAGCTGGTCGTGAAGATGCCGCAGCACCTGGGCGAGGGCGAGGGCGCCGAGGTCATCAGCCAGGACTACCACGCGTTCCCGGTGGACGGCCTCTGGTGCAACGAGGCGATGCGCACGTTGCGCTTCGGGAACGGCATCTTCTGGGACCCGGGCGCGTTCATCAACGCGCCCGGCGTGCGCGAGGCCATCGCCGAGTGCGGCCGCCAGGAGGACGCGCAGACCACGGACCTGCTCATCCCGTACCTGCTGGGCATGGACGTGAAGCTGCAGCTCACGTCCATCTTCTCCTACGCGCCGACGGACGTGCAGCGCCGCAACAACTCCAACGGCGGTGACTCGCCGCTGGGCAACATCGCCGCGGACTCCATGCGCAAGCGCAACCGCGTGGAGGCGGAGATGGCGCTCACCAACAGCCTGGGCATCCGCGACAACCTCTACGCGGGCGTCGTGACGCAGGAGGCGATGTTCAACGTGTTCCCGTTCGAGAACACCATCAACATCATGTACCTGTCCGGCGTGGAGATGCAGGAGATGTTCGACTTCGTCACCGAGCGCTCCTCGGAGCGCGGGTGCGTGAGCCAGGCTCAGATCTCCGGCGCGCGCTTCACCATGGACTGCGCCCAGGTGCAGCTCAACGACCTGCGCATCGCGTGCACCCCGGCCACCGTGCAGAAGGACTGCCCCCAGGAGAACCGCGAGGGCCACGCGCCCTGGCAGTGCCTGGAGGACACCAGCGGTTCGCGCTGCTGGGCGCACCCGGGCGTCGACATCCAGATCAACGGCAAGCCGCTGGACACCAACGGCACCTACAAGATCGCGGTGAACGACTACATCGCCAAGGGCGGCTCCGGCTTCACGGTGCTCAAGCGCAACACCACGCGCATCGAGACGGGCATCAGCCTGCGCGACTCGCTCATCGGCTACATGCAGGGCTTCTGCACCTGCGACGACATGCTCAACGGCCGGGAGACGTCCAGCAACGGCACGCGCTGCGGGTCGCTGGTCAATGGCAAGTGGACGGTGGATGAGAAGACGCTGAACTCCTGCAAGGTGTCCAAGGCCTTCGAGGACGCGCTCAACAACAAGGTGGGCAGCTGCTCCTGCCTGGAGCTGCTCAACGTGCCCGCGGACGCCGCGAAGCAGCAGCAGGCCATGGCCCGGTGCGGTCTGCCGGACACGACGAAGGAAGCGGCCCTGGCGCAGTGCGCGCTGCCGCAGGGTCCCTACACCGGCCGCTGCACATGCCGGGACCTGCTCACGGGGGGCAACCCCACGTGCGGTACGGTGACGAGTCAGCTGCGGACGTTCTGTGAGAAGCCCACAGCCATGCCCATCGCGAACGCCATCGAGGATGGCCGCATCGGGCGGAGGGTGAAGTGA
- a CDS encoding GspE/PulE family protein: MTQAAPPGSGAPSRSATDFTLGFLLEALVAQRLLTPQQAQEVLAREAAARARVLKAQGGTGKDAARYDVSPVELVAAFQIPAPGGRGVLDEDRVTEAAARAAGLPYRKLDPLKMDMALATRTVSRPYAQKHVLLPLERTEQGRLRVAVANPFDHELFESFFRLTGVPVEPVLSAKTDILRSIADIYGFKKTLAKAADDFSDANGQIANFEQLVSLSGTQELEASDRPVVQAVDYLLRYAFDNRASDIHIEPKRATAVVRLRIDGVLHPVYSLPAQVHPPIVSRVKMLSRIDISEKRRPQDGRIKTERDGREVELRVSTLPTAFGEKVVIRIFDPETLVQDIAQLGFEPDEKHHFESWIDQPHGLILVTGPTGSGKTTTLYSALKAVAGPDVNVTTIEDPIEMVWDTFNQVQVQPKVGLDFAGALRHILRQDPDVIMVGEIRDAETAENAIQAALTGHLVLSTLHTNDALGAVARMKDLGVPAFLLAQSLLGVMAQRLLRRVCAHCAEEAVLTPDELLALEAPLPLLPGGVKLSNGAGCVRCRGTGYSGRTGVFEIVSTSREVRELIAREAPYEHLVQAARRGGMRTLREAAVRKLAQGLTAFDEVVRMTSAF; this comes from the coding sequence TTGACACAGGCGGCTCCCCCCGGAAGCGGCGCCCCTTCGCGCAGCGCCACCGACTTCACGCTGGGCTTCCTGCTGGAGGCCCTGGTGGCGCAGCGCCTGCTGACCCCACAGCAGGCGCAGGAGGTGCTGGCGCGAGAGGCCGCCGCGCGCGCCCGCGTCCTCAAGGCGCAGGGCGGCACGGGCAAGGACGCGGCCCGCTACGACGTGTCGCCCGTGGAGCTGGTGGCGGCCTTCCAGATTCCCGCGCCGGGTGGGCGGGGCGTGCTGGACGAGGACCGCGTCACGGAGGCGGCCGCGCGCGCCGCGGGGCTGCCCTACCGGAAGCTGGACCCGCTGAAGATGGACATGGCGCTGGCCACCCGCACGGTGTCCCGGCCCTACGCGCAGAAGCACGTGCTCCTGCCCCTGGAGCGCACCGAACAGGGGCGGCTGCGCGTCGCGGTGGCCAACCCCTTCGACCACGAGCTCTTCGAGTCCTTCTTCCGGCTCACCGGCGTGCCGGTGGAGCCCGTGCTGTCCGCGAAGACGGACATCCTGCGCTCCATCGCGGACATCTACGGCTTCAAGAAGACGCTGGCCAAGGCCGCGGACGACTTCAGCGACGCGAACGGGCAGATCGCCAACTTCGAACAGCTGGTGTCGCTCAGCGGCACCCAGGAGCTGGAGGCGTCGGACCGGCCGGTGGTTCAGGCGGTGGACTACCTCCTGCGCTACGCGTTCGACAACCGCGCGTCGGACATCCACATCGAACCCAAGCGGGCCACCGCCGTGGTGCGGCTGCGCATCGACGGCGTGCTGCACCCGGTGTACTCGCTGCCCGCGCAGGTGCACCCGCCCATCGTGTCGCGCGTGAAGATGCTGTCGCGCATCGACATCTCGGAGAAGCGCCGCCCCCAGGACGGCCGCATCAAGACGGAGCGCGACGGCCGCGAGGTGGAGCTCCGCGTCTCCACGCTGCCCACCGCCTTCGGCGAGAAGGTCGTCATCCGCATCTTCGACCCGGAGACGCTGGTGCAGGACATCGCCCAGCTGGGCTTCGAGCCGGACGAGAAGCACCACTTCGAGTCGTGGATTGACCAACCCCACGGACTCATCCTGGTGACGGGCCCCACGGGCAGCGGCAAGACGACGACGCTCTACTCCGCGCTCAAGGCGGTGGCGGGGCCGGACGTCAACGTCACCACGATTGAAGACCCCATCGAAATGGTGTGGGACACCTTCAACCAGGTCCAGGTGCAGCCCAAGGTGGGCCTGGATTTCGCGGGGGCGCTGCGCCACATCCTGCGGCAGGACCCGGACGTCATCATGGTGGGTGAGATCCGCGACGCGGAGACGGCGGAGAACGCCATCCAGGCCGCGCTCACCGGCCACCTGGTGCTCTCCACGCTGCACACCAACGACGCGCTGGGCGCGGTGGCACGCATGAAGGACCTGGGCGTGCCGGCCTTCCTCCTGGCGCAGAGCCTCCTGGGCGTCATGGCCCAGCGCCTCCTGCGCCGCGTCTGCGCGCACTGCGCGGAGGAGGCGGTGCTCACGCCGGACGAGCTCCTGGCCCTGGAGGCGCCGCTGCCGCTGTTGCCCGGCGGTGTGAAGCTGTCCAATGGCGCGGGGTGCGTGCGCTGCCGGGGTACCGGCTACTCCGGCCGCACCGGCGTCTTCGAGATCGTCTCCACCTCCCGCGAGGTGCGTGAGCTCATCGCCCGCGAGGCGCCCTACGAGCACCTGGTGCAGGCCGCCCGCCGCGGCGGCATGCGCACCCTGCGCGAGGCCGCCGTGCGCAAGCTGGCGCAGGGCCTCACCGCCTTCGACGAGGTGGTGCGGATGACGTCCGCCTTCTAG
- a CDS encoding MYXO-CTERM sorting domain-containing protein: protein MIRGSQRCVFLLGLLALAATAHAQDGYKFLDHWVLNNSQDPFPYYVDARNNEPAGNELSRVEDAVKKAFQAWQDVDCAWPAFTYKGRSTTVPIPDVNDRLDGFSVAAIFVTDPNSTEYKDVLNFGANVATAVPLTHGGLVYQCDIFLDAVSHRFTTLESTPSGFVDIQTAVMREVGHCLGLGSTYEFPDAVMYFALDPGVPRRTLSSYDRGAICQRYPQTGAVGSPCDTTACGAGLTCVTTQSTTSGKALKLCSKACPSGTPGACPDPYQCRASTLVSGSQYACLPEAVGTGTKVGNPCTSASTCGAADSRCLTDADKTPAFPAWKGGYCTESCISNADCPTGSTCATVGSVGQRCLKNCRPGKGDCREGYTCNTLPGTGATVCVADCATNNDCGSNYACSSCDHTCVQQKTGPRVEGDPCSQDSECGTNQQCLKLNGNPQGVCSQPCSVSTCTCAPGSTCRPAGTGEDRFCFKDCAANTCASPLQCVPFSEGSSCIAPCRSNQDCPNGLFCGVGGQCYSPYTQTDGGTCTLCSDGGTPPPPPVDGGTGDSTNDPGGCGCQSAPSSAAFLVGLAVLFMATRRRRNG, encoded by the coding sequence ATGATTCGTGGGTCGCAGCGGTGTGTCTTCCTCCTGGGGCTGCTGGCGCTGGCCGCGACGGCGCACGCCCAGGATGGCTACAAGTTCCTGGATCACTGGGTGCTCAACAACAGCCAGGACCCCTTCCCGTACTACGTGGACGCGCGCAACAACGAGCCCGCGGGCAATGAGTTGTCGCGGGTGGAGGACGCGGTGAAGAAGGCCTTCCAGGCCTGGCAGGACGTGGACTGCGCCTGGCCCGCCTTCACGTACAAGGGCCGCTCCACCACCGTCCCCATCCCGGACGTGAACGACCGGCTGGACGGCTTCAGCGTCGCCGCCATCTTCGTCACCGACCCGAACAGCACCGAATACAAGGACGTCCTCAACTTCGGCGCGAACGTGGCGACCGCGGTGCCGCTGACCCACGGCGGCCTCGTCTACCAGTGCGACATCTTCCTGGACGCCGTGAGCCACAGGTTCACCACGCTCGAGTCCACGCCCTCGGGCTTCGTGGACATCCAGACGGCGGTGATGCGCGAGGTGGGCCACTGTCTGGGCCTGGGCAGCACGTACGAGTTCCCGGACGCGGTGATGTACTTCGCGTTGGATCCGGGCGTGCCGCGGCGCACCCTGTCGTCCTATGACCGGGGCGCCATCTGCCAGCGCTACCCGCAGACGGGCGCGGTGGGCTCGCCGTGCGACACCACCGCGTGCGGCGCGGGGCTCACCTGTGTCACCACCCAGTCCACCACCAGCGGCAAGGCGCTGAAGCTCTGCTCCAAGGCGTGCCCGTCCGGGACCCCCGGGGCCTGCCCGGACCCCTACCAGTGCCGCGCGTCCACGCTCGTCTCCGGCTCCCAGTACGCCTGTCTGCCGGAGGCGGTGGGCACGGGCACCAAGGTGGGCAACCCCTGCACCAGTGCCTCCACGTGCGGCGCGGCGGACTCGCGCTGCCTCACGGACGCGGACAAGACCCCCGCCTTCCCGGCGTGGAAGGGCGGCTACTGCACGGAGTCCTGCATCTCCAACGCGGACTGCCCCACCGGCTCCACGTGCGCCACCGTGGGCTCCGTGGGCCAGCGCTGTCTGAAGAACTGCCGCCCGGGCAAGGGCGACTGTCGCGAGGGCTATACCTGCAACACGCTGCCCGGCACCGGCGCCACCGTGTGCGTCGCGGACTGCGCCACCAACAACGACTGCGGCAGCAACTACGCCTGCAGCTCGTGCGACCACACCTGCGTCCAGCAGAAGACGGGCCCGCGTGTCGAGGGCGACCCGTGCTCCCAGGATTCGGAGTGCGGCACCAATCAGCAGTGCCTGAAGCTCAACGGCAACCCACAGGGCGTCTGCTCGCAGCCCTGCTCGGTGTCCACCTGCACGTGCGCTCCTGGCAGCACCTGCCGCCCGGCGGGCACCGGCGAGGACCGCTTCTGCTTCAAGGACTGCGCGGCCAACACCTGCGCCTCGCCGCTCCAGTGCGTGCCGTTCTCGGAAGGGAGCAGCTGCATCGCCCCCTGCCGCTCCAACCAGGACTGCCCCAACGGCCTGTTCTGCGGCGTCGGCGGCCAGTGCTACTCCCCCTACACGCAGACGGACGGCGGCACCTGCACCCTGTGCAGCGACGGCGGGACGCCGCCGCCCCCGCCGGTGGATGGCGGCACGGGTGACTCGACGAACGACCCCGGCGGCTGCGGCTGCCAGAGCGCGCCCAGCTCCGCGGCATTCCTGGTGGGGCTCGCGGTGTTGTTCATGGCCACTCGCAGAAGGAGGAACGGTTGA